In Limnohabitans sp. TEGF004, the genomic window CCAGCTCAAGCGCAGTTTCGAAACCCGCGCCATTGGCGGTTTGTTCTTTGCCGGACAAATCAATGGCACCACCGGTTACGAAGAAGCGGCAGCCCAAGGTTTGTTCGCTGGTATCAATGCCGCCTTGCAATGCCGTAGCTTGGCCGGCGCGCCCAATGACTTCGGCGGCGCATGGACGCCTGGTCGTGACCAGGCCTACTTGGGTGTATTGGTCGATGACCTCACCACCAAGGGCGTCACCGAGCCCTACCGCATGTTCACCAGCCGCGCTGAGTTTCGTCTGCAGCTGCGCGAAGACAACGCCGATGTGCGCCTGACCGAAGTCGGCCGACAAATGGGCCTGGTCGATGACGCACGCTGGGAAGCCTTCAGTCGCAAACAAGAAGCTGTTTCACGTGAAACAGAACGCCTCAAATCCATTTGGGTGAACCCCCGCAACTTGCCCGCTACCGAGGCCGAGCGCGTCATGGGCAAGGCCATTGACCGCGAATACAACTTGGCCGATTTGCTCCGTCGCCCCGATGTGAGCTACCAGGGCTTGATGTCTTTGGATAGCGCCAAGTACCAAAACCAAGACATCACCGATGGCTTTGCCGGCGACGATGTTTCACGTGAATCCACCCGAGCCATCATCGAGCAGATTGAAATCGCAGCCAAATACTCGGGCTATATCGACCGACAGCGCGAAGAGGTGGGTCGTGCTGCCCATTACGAAAACCTCAAATTGCCCGAAGACTTGGACTACAACCAAGTCACCGCTTTATCGATCGAGGTGCGTCAGCGCCTGAGCCGCCAGCGCCCAGAAACTTTGGGCCAAGCCTCGCGCATGTCGGGCATCACGCCTGCGGCCATTTCGTTGTTACTCATTCACTTGAAGCGCTCGCGCGTCAAAGGCTTTGCCCAAGCGTCGGCGGCCGATGCGAGCGAGGTGAACTGATGCATCCTTTGTCGCCAGCCCTGCAAAAAGGCCTTGATGAATTGAGCTTGTCTTTGTCCGGTGCGCAACAAGCCCAACTCTTGGCCTACATGGATTTGATTGGCAAATGGACCAAGGTTTACAACCTGACGGCTGTGCGTGATGCCAACGAAATGCTCACGCATCATTTGCTGGATAGCTTGGCGGTGGTTGCGCCTCTGCGTCGCGAATTGGCCAAGCTGGTTTTGCCAGAAGGTCAAACCCAGCTCAGTTTGTTGGATGTGGGGGCGGGCGCTGGTTTGCCCGGCATCGTCATCGCCATCACGTGCCCTGAAATCTTGGTGACCTGCGTGGATACGGTGGCCAAAAAAGCTGCCTTCATCCAGCAGGTGGCGGCCACTCTGAAATTGCCCAACCTCAAAGGTCTGCACGCCCGTGTCGAAAGCTTGACTCGGCCCTATGACGTGGTTTGCTCCCGTGCCTTTGCCTCGTTGGTGGACTTCACCGCTTGGTCCAAGTCAGCCTTGGCCAGCCATGGCGTGTGGATGGCCATGAAGGGCAAACACCCTGACCAAGAGCTGGCCGTGTTGCCAGAAAGCGTCAAAGTGTTTCACGTGGAACAGCTCCAAGTTCCCGGTCTGGATGCCGAGCGCTGCATCATCTGGATGCGCGGTTAAACTTCTCTCAGTTTTAAACCTGAGTCTTCTATGTTCGGTATCGCGGACTACGGCGCTTTTGTCGTGGCCATCATTGTCTTTTTAGCCATTCCCGGCCCCGGTAACTTGGCTTTGCTCACCGCAACTGGCAAGGGCGGGGTGCGTTCGGGTTTGGCTGCCACGCTGGGCGTGATCGCGGGTGACCAGGTGTTGCTGTGGCTGGCGGTGGCGGGTTTGTCAGCGGTGCTCATCAATTACCCAGGCTTGTACAGCTCGGTCAAATGGGCGGGTGCTGCTTACTTGTTGGGCTTGGGTTATTCCTTGTTCAACAGCAAGCCGGGTGATGCGCCGGTGCTGAATATGAAGTCCGATCACTACTTTCGCCAAGGGCTGTTCATCACCGTGCTCAACCCCAAAGCGATTGTGTTTTACATGGCCTTCTTTCCGTTGTTCGTGGACCCTGCGGTCCATCAAGGTTTGCTGACCTTTGGCTTCATGGCTGTCACGATTGCTGCGCTGACTTTCTTGTATGGCTTGGTGGTTGTCTTGTTGGCCCATCATTTGGCTGAGCGCGTGCGCGCCAATCCGATGGTGAGTGTGATGCTCAACAAAGTGGCGGGTACTTTGCTCATGGCTTTTGGCCTGAAGCTGGCGTTGTTTCAATAATTTTTCTGTCTCTTTCGAAAGCTCTGTATGGCCAAAATCTTTTGCGTTGCCAATCAAAAAGGTGGCGTTGGCAAGACCACCACCACCGTCAATTTGGCGGCAGGCTTGGCATTCGTCGGGCAGCGCGTGTTGATGGTTGACCTCGACCCACAGGGCAATGCCACCATGAGCTCCGGCGTGGATAAGCGGGAGATGGAGTTGTCGGTGTACGACGTGTTGTTGGAAGAAGCCAGCGTGGCCGAAGCCCGCATTCGCAGCAACTGGGGCACCGATGGCGTGCGCAGCAAAATCCCAACCTACGATGTCCTGGGCGCTAACCGTGACTTGGCGGGTGCCGAAGTTGAGCTGGTGTCGTTGGAGCGTCGCGAGAACCGCCTCAAACAAGCCTTGGCCGCTGTGGATTCTGAATACGACTTTATTCTTATCGACTGCCCGCCCTCGTTGTCCATGCTGACACTCAATGGCTTGTGCTCTGCGCACGGTGTCATCGTGCCCATGCAGTGCGAATACTTCGCTCTGGAAGGGCTGACCGACTTGGTCAACACCATCAAACAGGTGCACGCCAACCTCAACCGCGACCTCAAAATCATTGGCCTCTTGCGCGTCATGTTTGACCCACGCATCACCTTGCAACAGCAGGTGAGTGACCAACTCAAAGACCACTTTGGTGACAAAGTGTTCAGCGCCGTCATCCCGCGCAATGTGCGCTTGGCCGAGGCGCCCAGTTACGGTTTGCCTGGCGTGGTGTTTGACCCGTCGGCCAAAGGCAGCCACGCGTTTGTCGACTTTGCGCAAGAGATGGTCGAACGCGTCAAATCGTTTTAAGCCCCGCGTGACAACCCCCGTACTCATCCTGCCCGGCTGGCACAACAGCGGCCCTAGCCATTGGCAAAGTCTGTGGCAAAACGCGCACGGCTACATCCGTGTCGAACAACACAGCTGGGATTGGCCCTTGCGTGGCGACTGGATGATTCAGCTCGAAGAAGCCGTGCTGGCCAACCCCAACGCCGTGTTGGTGGCCCACAGCCTGGGCTGCGTGTTGGTGGCGGCGTGGGCGTCACACTCGTTGATTGCCCACCAAGTCAAAGGCGCGTTGTTGGTTGCGCCCGCTGATACTGAGCGTCCCGAGATGCAACAAATGCTGCACAGTTGGAGCCCCATCGTGCGCGAGCGCATGCCGTTTCCATCGGTCGTGGCGACCAGTCGCAACGACCCGTATTGCAGCTTCATGCGCGCCAGTGCCTTGGCCCATGCGTGGGGTTCGCGTTTGGTCGATTGCGGCATGAGCGGTCACATCAATGCCGAATCTAACCTGGGCGATTGGCCCGAAGGCTTTGCCCTGTTGCAAGATTTACTGAAAGAAGAAGTACCCCATGGTCACTAAAAAAACCAAAGGCTTAGGCCGCGGCCTCGAAGCCTTGCTCGGCCCCAAAGTCGACGACAGCGTTGCCGCACAAATCGCCGCCGCCGACGGCTTGCCCAATACCTTGCCCTTGAGCCAAATGGTGCCCGGCATGTACCAGCCACGCACGCGCATGGACGAGGGCGCTTTGTATGAGCTGGCTGAAAGCATCAAAGCTCAAGGCATCATGCAGCCCATCCTTGTGCGGCAGTTGAACGATGGTCCCAACGCAGGCAAATACGAAATCATCGCGGGTGAACGCCGCAGCCGTGCGGCCAAGTTAGCAGGCCTAGACACCGTGCCCGTGCTCGTGCGCAACGTGCCCAACGAAGCTGCCGCCGCCATGGCGCTGATCGAAAACATCCAGCGCGAAGACCTCAACCCGCTCGAAGAAGCACAAGGCTTGCAACGCCTCATCAAAGAGTTTGGCCTCACGCACGAACTGGCAGCGCAAGCGGTGGGCCGCTCACGCAGCGCCGCCAGCAACTTGTTGCGCTTACTCAACTTGGCCGAGCCCGTGCAGTCCATGCTCATGGCGGGCGACATCGATATGGGTCACGCCCGTGCGTTGTTGGCCTTGGACCGTGGCACGCAAATCACCGCGGCCAATCAAATCAGCGCCAAAAAAATGTCGGTGCGCGAAGCCGAAAGCTTGGTCAAAAAACTCAGTGCCGAATTCAACCTCGTGCCGCAAAAACCCAAGAGTGAAAAATCACGCGACATCAAACGCGTCGAAGAAGAACTTTCTGATCTGCTCACCGCACAAGTTGAAGTGCGCGTCAAAAAACGCGTCAAGCGTCATGGCAGAGTGGAAGAAATGGGTGAGTTGGCAATTCAATTCGGCTCCATCGACGAACTCAACGGCCTCATCGACAAACTTCGCAAACCTTAAAACGGATGCTTCAAACGCTGCACAACCTCTTCTTGCCAAAAGCCTTTTTAAAAGGCTCTCCGCTCGAACGCCGTCGCAGCTTGTTGACGTATATGTTGCTCTTGGTGGGCGCTTGCTCACTGCCGTTTTACTTCATTTACCAACCCGATTACGACCATGTCGCCAACTTGGTGGGCACGGTTGGTTACTGGGGTTTGCTGGCGTTGCTCTTGGTGGGCTTGCCTTATTTGTGGATCGCCCACGGCACCTTGTTGTGGTCTATCGGTTATGTGGCCTATCTCGCGGCCATGACCGGCGGCATCAACTCGCCAGTCATGGTGTGGATGACGGCTGCTGTGTTGCCCGCCATTTTGTTGCTTGACCGAACGGCCGCTTTGTTTTGGGTCGTCAGCGTTTTTGTTGCCAATTTGTTGTTGTTGCTCATCAGCCAGCATGGCGTGGTCAACAGCGACATCAACATGGCCAACGACGTCATGGCTTGGACGGTGGCCAGCAAATTTTTGGTCTTGGGCTTAGCGATGTTTGTGGTGTTTGTCACCGACCGCATGCACCGAAGCCAAGTGGCCGACATGGACCAAAGCAATGCCGAGCTAGAGCAAACACACCAAGCCCTCCTCCGCGCCCAAGCGCACAAAGATGAATTCATTGCCTCTGTGGGCCACGAATTGCGCACCCCCATGAATGCCATTTTGGGTCTCAACGGCATCTTGCGTACCGAGTTGGCGGCGCGCACGGAAGACGCTGAAGTGGTGGACCACATTCGCCGCTCCACCGAGCAACTGCTGCAAGTCGTCAACGACATTTTGGATTTTTCACAACTCCAAGCCGGTCGACTGGCCTTGCACGAAGAAGAGTTTGGTTTGCGCGAAACCTTGGCCGAGCTACTGGTCTCTTACGAGGCCAAAGCACAAGTCAAAGGTCTGACGCTGAAGTTAGAGGCCAGTGCCGTGCACAACATGTGGGTCAAGGGTGACCGTCGTCGCCTGATTCAGGTGCTGCGCTACTTGCTCGACAACGCCTTCAAGTTCACATCCACGGGAGACATCCATGTGCGCGCCCAGGGCGTGGGTGGTGGCGTGTTGTTTGAGGTGCAAGACTCGGGCATTGGCATTGCCGCCGATCGACAAAAACAAATCTTCAACGGCTTTGAACACGCCGACGTGCAAACCAACCGCCAATACGGCGGCACAGGTTTGGGCTTGTCCATCTGTGAACGCTTAGTCAGCTTGCAAGGCGGCACCATTGGCGTGAGCAGCGTGCAAGGGCAGGGCGCACGTTTTTGGTTTCAGCTGCCCTTGCGTAGCGTGGCAGTTCGGGAGGCCAAAGCGGCCGCAGAAATGGCCCGCATGCTGGTCGACAAAGCGTTGCAAATTTTGCTCGTCGATGACAACGCGGTGAACCTGTTGGTCGCGCGCATGATGCTGAAAAAATGTTTTCCCAAAGCCGACATTGTGGAAGCTAGCAGCGGCCCCATCGCACTCGAAAAACTACGCACCCAATCCTTTGATCTGGTCTTGATGGACATGGTCATGCCCGACATGGATGGCATGCAAGCCACCCAAGCCTTGCGCCATAACTTCCCTGCGCCGGTGTGCCACATGCCAGTCCTGGCCCTCACCGCCAGTGCCAACCCCGTCGATCAAGACCGTTGCCTCGCTTCTGGGATGAACGATGTGTTGCACAAACCTTTGGATGAGCAGCAGCTGATTTCTAAAATTTCAAACGCATTGGCTGTGCATGCCGCGAGAGCGCTCACATGAAGCCCAGCATGTTCGATCAATTCACCGCATGGGCTGTTCCGCGTTTGCCCCAGCGCTTTCGGGAAGGGCGCTTGCCGTACCTCTTCTTTGTCGCTTGGTTGTTGATCTTTGTCATGGTCATCTTGGCCATCATCACCCCCTATCCCAATGGCGTGCCTGTGCCCCTTGTGTTTGCGGCGGTGGTGTTTGTGTTGGTGGTTTTATTCACCGTGGGTCTACCTTTGCAATGGGCGGTCAACATCGGCCTACTTGCTGCTTTGTTGCAAGTCAGCTATGCCGCGTGGATGTCAGGGGGCATCTTCTCGCCGCGCATGGCGTGGATGACCGCCATTCCGTTGGTGCCGTTCTACGCCGTCAGCCGTTTCTCGGGGTTGGTGTGGTTGATCATTGTGTTGCTTGATGAAGCGGCCATGACCTACGTCACCTGGCAAGCATGGTTGCCCGACAACCCCACGCTGGGCATTGCGCAAGTCATGTCCTCGTTCGCCACGTACACCGTGGTCACGCTGATCGTCATCACCGTTCCATTTTTGTATGACAGCTTGTTTCGTCGCGCCTACGCGGCCAGCTTGCAGCGCAATTTGGAACTTGAAGAAAAGCGCAAAGAGCTGCTGCGCACCGCTGCCTTGCGCGAGCAGTTCATCGCCACCGTCAGCCACGAATTGCGCACACCCATGAACGCGATTTTGGGCTTCAACAACATGCTGCTCGCCCGCGTGTCTGGCAACCCGCAAGCGCTCAAAATTTTGAACCACACACGCCAGTCTGCTGACCACTTGCTCACCGTCATCAACGACGTGCTCGACTACTCGCAGCTGCAAGCGGGCAAGATCAACGTGCAATACGAAACCTTTGCGCTGCGCGACACCGTGCACACCGCGTTTGATTTGTTTGCCCAACGCGTCGAGAGCATGCACCTGCAATACACCTGCACCATCGACGCCAACGTGCCGCACTGGGTGCGCGCCGATCGCCATCGCTTGATGCAAATTTTGGTCAACCTCTTGGGCAACGCCATCAAGTTCACCCACCAAGGTCACGTCACCTTGCACGTGCGCCAAGAGCCTTTGTGTGTGCGCTTCTCGGTGCGCGACAGTGGCATTGGCATTCCTGAAGCGCAGCAGCCCAAAATTTTCCAACGCTTTGTGCAGGCTGAAGACGACATTCAGTCGCGCTATGGTGGCAACGGTTTGGGCTTGTCCATCACCCAACGCTTGGTCGAGTTGATGGGGGGCCACATCGGCTTTGAAAGCAAACCGAGTGCGGGCTCTTTGTTTTGGTTTACCTTGCCGTTGGTCGAGGTGGCTGCGCCACAGGTCGAAGTGCCCAAGGTCAAAACCCCTGCCACGTCTAGCGAAGCAGCGCAGCGGTTTTTAGTGGTCGACGACCATCCGATTAACCGCTTGCTTGTGCGCCAAATTCTCAAAAACAATTGGAAAAACTGTGAGATTGTTGAAGCCGACAACGGCCTCAAAGCACTAGAAGCGCTGCGTCAACACCCCTTCGATGTGGTCCTCATGGACATGGTCATGCCTGAGATGGATGGCATCGAAGCCACCACGGCCTTGCGTCAAACCTTGAGCGCGCCTGCGTGCGACACCCCCGTCTTGGGCCTCACCGCCAACGTCAACCCACAAGACCTAGAGCGCTTTTCTGCGGCGGGCGTGAACGCCGTGGTGCTCAAACCCTTCGATGCCGTCAAAGTCTGCGCCCAAGTGGCGCAGATGCTCACAGAGAAAAAATCTTCCCTGGGTTCATGATGTTGTCTGGGTCTAAGGCCCGCTTGATGGTGCGCATCATGTCCACCGCGCCTTCGCCTGTTTCGGCACGCAAGAAATCCATCTTGTGCAAGCCAATGCCGTGTTCCCCGGTGCAAGTGCCGCCCAAGCTCAACGCGCGCGCCACCAACTTGTGGTTCAGGCTTTCTGCCAGCGCGTGTTCATCGGGGTTGTTCGGGTCAATCAAATACCCCACATGGAAGTTGCCATCGCCCACGTGGCCCACCAAGAAGTAGGGCAGGCCGGACGCATCGGCCTCGGCCAACGAATCCAACATGGCATCGGCCAAGCGGCTGATCGGCACACACGTGTCGGTGGTCACCGCGCGGCAACCAGGGCGGCTTTGAATTGCAGCAAAGTAGGCGTTGTGTCGCGCCGTCCACAAGCGCGTGCGCTCTTCGGGCGTGGTGGCCCATTCAAACGCCACACCGCCATGTTCGGCAGCAATCTCTTGCACCGTCTCGGCTTGCTCTTTCACACCGGCGGGTGAGCCGTGAAACTCCATCAGCAACAACGGTGTCTCAGCCAAATTCAACTTGGCGTACTGGTTCACGATCTTCACAGAACCACCATCTAACAACTCCACACGCGCGATGGGCACACCCATTTGAATGGTGGTGATCGTCGTGTGCACGGCAGCCTCAATGCTGGGGAACGAGCACACCGCCGCCGACACCGCCTCGGGCAGTGGGTAAATGCGTAGCGTCATTTCGGTCATCACACCCAGCGTGCCTTCGCTGCCCACAAACAAGCGCGTCAAGTCGTAGCCCGCGGCCGACTTCTTGGCGCGCGTGCCTGTGCGAATCACCTCGCCACTGGCGGTCACGACTTCCAGTGTCAACACGTTCTCGCGCATCGTGCCGTAGCGCACAGCGTTCGTCCCGCTCGCACGCGTGGCGCACATGCCGCCAATCGACGCATCCGCACCGGGGTCGATCGGAAAGAACAAACCTGTGCTCTTGATTTCTTCGTTCAACTGCTTGCGCGTCACGCCCGGTTGCACCGTCACCGTCAGGTCTTCGGCGTTGATGCTCAGCACCTGGTTCATGCGGCTCACATCCACGCTGATGCCGCCTTGCACCGCCAGCAAATGGCCTTCCAGCGACGAGCCCACACCAAACGGAATCACTGGCACTTTGTATTGCGCAGCTATCTTCACCGCGTCGGCCACATCTTGCGTGCTTTCGGCAAACACCACCGCAGCAGGCGGCGGCACGTGCGTGAAGGGCGACTCATCGCGCCCGTGCTGCTCACGCACCACCAACGCGGTTGAGCAGTTCGCCCCGAAACGCGCCTGCAAAGCGGCAATCATTTCAGCGGGCACCTCGCGTTGTGCCACGGCGGGCGTGAGGTGTTGGTGGTCGATGGGGGCGTTCATGAGGTGTCTCCTAAGCAATGCCTCATTCTAAGAATGATGTTCCTGTCAGCCAGAGCACCCGTGTGACAGGCAAAATAAGCCAAAAACCAAACAACAGAGGCAAACCACATGGGCAACCGACTCTCACAAATCGCCACCCGCACTGGCGACGCTGGCACCACCGGCCTGGGCAACAACCAACGCGTCTCTAAAAACAGCTTGCGCGTGCACGCCATGGGCGAGGTGGATGAACTCAATTCCAACATCGGCGTTTTGTTGTGTGAAGACATGCCGCAAGACGTGCGCCACGTGCTGGTTGAGATCCAGCACCAGCTGTTCAACCTCGGTGGCGAGCTGTCCATTCCTGGTTTTGAGTTGCTCAAAGAAGAAGCCGTGCAGGCCCTGGACACCGCGCTCGAAACCTACAACGCCAAACTCCCCAAGCTCGAAGAATTCATCTTGCCCGCAGGCACACGCGGCGCCTCATTGGCCCATGTGTGTCGCACCGTGGCACGTCGTGCCGAGCGTGCGGTCGTGGCCCTCGGCAACGAAGAAGCCATTCGCGAAGCTCCTCGCCAATACCTCAACCGCTTGAGCGATCTCATGTTTGTTTTGGCCCGCGTGCTCAACCGCATGAATGGCGGTGACGACGTGTATTGGAAAAGCGAACGAATGAAGCGCAACGACGCTTAAAAAGTCGCACTCACTTTCATTGAAAGCACCGGTCAAAACCTCCAAAAACCCCAATTAAATCAGGCTTAATACGCCAATTGGCGTATGTACGAAATCGGGAAAACCCCAGACAATCATTTTTGTCTATTTTGGCGTTTAAGCGCCAGTTTCTGTGGTTCTTCCGGTTTTTACGCTTGTGGTAAGCGCAACTGCCGAATTCAATTTTGGTGGTTTTCGATGGTTTCAATTCTCAACCAACGCCCTGTGAGTTGGCACTTGGTAATTTTGGCGTTTGCAACAGCGGCGGTGTGCCTGCAAGCCCACGCGCAAACCGACAAAGACAAAGCGCCCAGCAAACCCAAATACGGCGTTAACAAACCCTTGGGCGAAACCTACGCCGCTGTCAACAGCGTTGCTGGCGAACAAACCCGCCTCGTTCTCTACCGCGCCCCCTTAGACACCCGCAAAGCCACAGACAAACCCGCCGACCAAGTGGGCGTTGTCTCGGTGTACCTGAACGACCGCTACCACGCCTCTTTGCAAAAAGAAGCCTTCTCCGTGGTTTGCCTCGTCGGTAAAAAGGCCGAGGTCCGCACCCGCTTTCTGCCTGACGTCACAGCCGACATCAACCCTGAGCTTGACACCCGTCACACCGTGGCCATGAAAGGCGGCCAGTCCGTGTACTTGCGCGTGGCGGAAATGGCCGGTCAAAAAAGCCGCATCGACGTCGTCACCCCTCAAACCGCCGCTGCTGAGCTGGCCAATGCCAAACAACAAATGCACACCCTCAGCCGCGTGCCCGGCGTGCAGCCCTGCCGCGAAGCCGAAGACACCCGCATCGTGTTTGATCCCAACGTCATCACCTTTGGCTCTGACGCCATCTTTGACCTCAAGAAAACTGAAATTCACGCCATCAGCGTAGAAGGCCGACAAGAGCTCAAAAACATCATTCAAAAAATCAACGTCAAGTACAAAACCTTTGCTGATGTCAAAGTGCACGTCGTGGGATTTGCCGATGACGAGTCTGACGAAACCCTCAACCGCCGCATTTCACAAGACCGCGCCAAAACCGTCCGCGCCTTCTTTAAGGCCCAAGGCCTGCGCACGACGGCCCTCACTTTTGAGGGCCGTGGCTCCGACGACAAGCAAAAAGCCCAGCTCTTTGGGCTCTCTCCTCGCCGCGTCGAAGTTGAAGTGGCAGTCGACATTCATTAACAAGATTTAATACTTTGAGTCTCATTAAGTTGCAAAAATACCGGAACTGTTAACCCATTTCCGTAATTAGCAAAAAAATGTAGTGCAAAATAGCCTCATATTTTTGCAACAGCAACTTCAAAAGAGTACTTATGAATTCGATTATTGCCCGCTTATTCAGCAGCTGCCGCGCTGCCGCCCTTGCAGCAGCCTTTGCGCTGTTGGGCGTGTGTGCGGCTCACGCACAAGTCGCCCCCACCAGCGCCTACGCTGACCCTGAAACCGCAGGCAGCGTCACCGAGCCTCAGGGCGAAGGCTATGTGGCGCCACAAAAACTCAACCCAAAACTCGCCCGCGTCACCCTGTACCGTCCAGCCCAAGGCTTTGCGCCAGGCGTGGCCCACCTCGAAGTCAACGGCCACTACCTCTATTAACAACCGCGTCTTTTACTGACTTCCAAAGGGTTTCAGCGTTGGTTCCCACATCAGTTACCACACTGGTATCGGCTTCATGGACTCATTTCAAATGTTTCTTAGTCTGACTTAGGTTGGTTCTGTGTTTTTTTTGGTTTGTACTTCCCACAGCACAGACTAACAGTTCACAGCGACCTAACTAATTACCTAAGGTGCATAGTCAACTGCATTACAGCCGCTTCTAGGTGCCCTACAACAGCCACAAAGCCACCGAACTAGGAGAGCGGTACAGCTGGCATTGATATTTTGAAATCTTGCACATACAGGCTCAGCTGGTATCACAGGCTCTCAAGCACATAAGACACACAGACCAGCTAGGACCATAGTTACAGACGTATCTGCTGGCGCTTTAAACGGCCCATAGAGCACATCAATTGTTAGTGGTGGTCTTGGCACCAAAACCTATGTTGAAACGTTCTGTGGTGTCTGTGCTTGGTAATAATGGCATAAACAATCACATCCAAACAAGCACGTTGAATAGCTAACCATTAAGCGTCATGACTGTTTAACTTGGTAGCTGGTTGCTTGATATCTGACGCTCTAGCCACCCCTTACTGCACCTAATAACTATGACCGCACCAACACAAGCACGCAGCTACAACTATCAAGCAATCGAAGATGCATGGACCAAGGGAAAGATTGCGGTGTTGGACTCAATGCCTGGTTCGGGTAAGACCACAGCCATCACAGATTACTTGAGAAAAACTGAGCTCAACCATGTGATTTTTGTATCACCGTTCAAGTCTGAAGTTGAGCAGGAGCTACCGAAGCGAAAGCTAAAAGGCTTGCACTATGTACACCCTCGTTCAGGTAAGGGTGGCAAAGTTACACAGCTCAAAGAACTAATGGCTGAGGGTGATAAATCCTCAGGTAATCAGCTTCACAGAATCACGTGCACTCACTCAGCATTTACACGCTTAACCTCAGAATCCTTTGACCAACTTGGACACTACACACTCGTCATCGATGAGACGCTTGATGTAATTAGACAACTTGATGATGTCGGTCTCTACACCGAATACATGCTTCTTGGACGTGGTGGATTTTCTGAAGATAGCAAGCACTATCAACTGAACGACCAAGACTGGTTTGATGAACTTCACAAAGTCGACAAGCAGTTTTTCGAGACAGTAAGCACAACCAGTAAATCTAAATCTCCTAAGAAGGACTTCATGTTCAAGCTGTGTCAGATAGCAGCACACAATCAACTTTACAGGTACAGCAAAGGCAAATGGTTCTGTATGTTGCCTATTGAGCTTCTAACAAAAGCCAAGCGGGTGATTGTCATGACACATGGCTTCGAGAACAGCTTCATGCATTGCTGGTTAAAGATTCACAAGGTAGAACACCATTACATTGACAATGAAAAACTTGGTCTTGTGCCTGAAGTTACGCTTAAACAGGAATTGAAATCAAATCTCAAGCTCATTGAGCTAACAAAGAAGCTAAATGATTTGGCTGAAACTCGTAATTATGAAAGTTTCACTAAGAGTCACTGGGACCTACTTGTCGACAGCAAAGAAATCGAG contains:
- a CDS encoding FAD-linked oxidase C-terminal domain-containing protein, whose product is MNAPIDHQHLTPAVAQREVPAEMIAALQARFGANCSTALVVREQHGRDESPFTHVPPPAAVVFAESTQDVADAVKIAAQYKVPVIPFGVGSSLEGHLLAVQGGISVDVSRMNQVLSINAEDLTVTVQPGVTRKQLNEEIKSTGLFFPIDPGADASIGGMCATRASGTNAVRYGTMRENVLTLEVVTASGEVIRTGTRAKKSAAGYDLTRLFVGSEGTLGVMTEMTLRIYPLPEAVSAAVCSFPSIEAAVHTTITTIQMGVPIARVELLDGGSVKIVNQYAKLNLAETPLLLMEFHGSPAGVKEQAETVQEIAAEHGGVAFEWATTPEERTRLWTARHNAYFAAIQSRPGCRAVTTDTCVPISRLADAMLDSLAEADASGLPYFLVGHVGDGNFHVGYLIDPNNPDEHALAESLNHKLVARALSLGGTCTGEHGIGLHKMDFLRAETGEGAVDMMRTIKRALDPDNIMNPGKIFSL
- a CDS encoding cob(I)yrinic acid a,c-diamide adenosyltransferase yields the protein MGNRLSQIATRTGDAGTTGLGNNQRVSKNSLRVHAMGEVDELNSNIGVLLCEDMPQDVRHVLVEIQHQLFNLGGELSIPGFELLKEEAVQALDTALETYNAKLPKLEEFILPAGTRGASLAHVCRTVARRAERAVVALGNEEAIREAPRQYLNRLSDLMFVLARVLNRMNGGDDVYWKSERMKRNDA
- a CDS encoding OmpA family protein, with the translated sequence MVSILNQRPVSWHLVILAFATAAVCLQAHAQTDKDKAPSKPKYGVNKPLGETYAAVNSVAGEQTRLVLYRAPLDTRKATDKPADQVGVVSVYLNDRYHASLQKEAFSVVCLVGKKAEVRTRFLPDVTADINPELDTRHTVAMKGGQSVYLRVAEMAGQKSRIDVVTPQTAAAELANAKQQMHTLSRVPGVQPCREAEDTRIVFDPNVITFGSDAIFDLKKTEIHAISVEGRQELKNIIQKINVKYKTFADVKVHVVGFADDESDETLNRRISQDRAKTVRAFFKAQGLRTTALTFEGRGSDDKQKAQLFGLSPRRVEVEVAVDIH
- a CDS encoding DEAD/DEAH box helicase family protein; this translates as MTAPTQARSYNYQAIEDAWTKGKIAVLDSMPGSGKTTAITDYLRKTELNHVIFVSPFKSEVEQELPKRKLKGLHYVHPRSGKGGKVTQLKELMAEGDKSSGNQLHRITCTHSAFTRLTSESFDQLGHYTLVIDETLDVIRQLDDVGLYTEYMLLGRGGFSEDSKHYQLNDQDWFDELHKVDKQFFETVSTTSKSKSPKKDFMFKLCQIAAHNQLYRYSKGKWFCMLPIELLTKAKRVIVMTHGFENSFMHCWLKIHKVEHHYIDNEKLGLVPEVTLKQELKSNLKLIELTKKLNDLAETRNYESFTKSHWDLLVDSKEIEDLKASLNHIVKEKLCADTSNIFWTCPKGHRTEVERLVPKLRGKVTLQKPLEIADVNEDFIEDDDIAESDEEKGKTHSSWLPCNIKARNDFGHITNCLYAFSLNPPPLVLNLLVKTSGISAKKINATFKLNNLLQFIYRGSIREKQPMNLCIIPADTRALLDDFLKHY